The following are encoded together in the Spiroplasma apis B31 genome:
- a CDS encoding lipoprotein — translation MKKLLGLLGALGMVASTGVSVVSCGKKNEAESIGKVSLGKNNLRSKDDSTTLTVELNKDLASADKITVSSNKGEDSLLKVEETNKETKKVVYKVSLKNDLPEDNISEALTVKLNDKEVGSVEIKIFSEESNDRAEFDLSLIEEAINHEGIAEIVTKNYGNKGYLSVEPGKIKDQNGIIEAVKTYVTKVLEDANNLGLNLNISVDTIITMVNIDFLDSNGEKIIDNNTKDINSIKISIKEGHENDIDGYKVSGEANVKVAEKKDLTGVKTNLDEVTVVSESESIILNAVKEKFGEANPNAKDAVEKGDFSFEKLINDSSKKTGSIEVTNKFNSSVKLTNDEFTITFNYKIDKNGIHELDIEKYVFKNIDSIILFTDEEVNNDDIVNALFDSDSGGFSNQLIEDDSFYLTLMEEEKVYGFDEEEFKQRFLEIFNINIASDKNSFVISVKNSKVFEKANFVGGPVTIKITKEDQAF, via the coding sequence ATGAAAAAACTATTAGGATTATTAGGCGCACTAGGAATGGTGGCCTCAACAGGTGTATCTGTTGTATCATGTGGCAAAAAAAATGAAGCTGAATCTATTGGTAAAGTTTCTTTAGGGAAAAATAACTTAAGGTCAAAAGATGACTCAACCACTTTAACTGTTGAACTTAATAAAGATCTAGCAAGTGCAGATAAAATTACAGTATCAAGTAATAAAGGTGAAGATTCATTGTTAAAAGTTGAAGAAACAAATAAAGAGACAAAAAAAGTTGTTTATAAAGTTTCATTAAAAAATGATTTACCTGAAGACAATATTAGTGAAGCATTAACTGTTAAACTTAATGATAAAGAAGTTGGCTCTGTTGAAATAAAAATATTTAGCGAAGAATCAAATGATAGAGCTGAATTTGATTTAAGTTTAATCGAAGAGGCAATAAATCACGAGGGAATTGCGGAAATAGTAACTAAAAACTATGGTAATAAAGGTTATTTATCAGTGGAACCAGGAAAAATTAAAGATCAAAATGGCATTATAGAGGCTGTAAAAACTTACGTAACCAAAGTTTTAGAAGATGCTAATAATTTAGGGTTAAATTTAAATATATCCGTTGATACTATTATAACTATGGTAAACATCGATTTCCTAGATAGTAATGGGGAGAAAATTATTGATAATAACACTAAAGACATAAATTCAATTAAAATTTCTATAAAAGAAGGGCATGAAAATGACATTGATGGTTATAAAGTTTCGGGTGAAGCAAATGTTAAAGTTGCAGAGAAAAAAGACCTTACGGGAGTTAAAACTAATTTAGATGAAGTTACTGTTGTTTCAGAAAGTGAATCTATAATTTTGAATGCAGTAAAGGAAAAATTTGGAGAAGCTAATCCTAATGCTAAGGATGCAGTTGAAAAAGGAGATTTTAGTTTTGAAAAATTAATTAACGATAGCTCTAAAAAAACAGGAAGTATCGAAGTAACAAATAAATTTAATAGTAGTGTAAAGCTAACTAATGATGAATTTACAATCACTTTTAATTATAAAATTGATAAAAATGGAATTCATGAATTAGATATAGAAAAATATGTGTTTAAAAACATTGATAGTATCATTTTGTTCACTGATGAAGAAGTAAATAATGATGATATCGTTAATGCATTATTCGATTCTGACAGTGGAGGGTTTAGTAATCAGCTTATTGAAGACGACTCATTCTATCTGACTTTAATGGAAGAAGAAAAAGTATACGGGTTTGATGAAGAAGAATTTAAGCAAAGATTTTTGGAGATATTTAACATAAACATAGCGAGTGATAAGAATTCATTTGTAATAAGTGTTAAAAATTCAAAGGTGTTTGAAAAAGCTAATTTTGTTGGTGGTCCAGTAACTATTAAAATCACAAAAGAAGATCAGGCTTTTTAA
- a CDS encoding SemiSWEET family sugar transporter: MAYLIISWVASILLASSLIPQIIKMWRTKSARDVSLFTILCFVFGNGSWCIYAYLQIFLYDQSTLIQLAFTNTLLFSFGVILMILKSISILKNKVSKNQPKEEEL; encoded by the coding sequence ATGGCTTATTTAATAATTAGTTGAGTTGCATCAATCTTATTAGCATCGTCACTAATACCACAAATAATTAAAATGTGAAGAACAAAAAGTGCCAGAGATGTAAGTTTATTTACAATCTTGTGTTTTGTATTTGGGAATGGAAGTTGATGTATTTATGCTTATTTACAAATTTTTTTGTATGATCAAAGTACTTTGATTCAACTAGCTTTTACAAACACACTTTTATTTAGTTTTGGTGTTATTTTGATGATTTTGAAGTCAATTTCAATCTTAAAAAATAAAGTATCTAAGAACCAACCGAAAGAAGAGGAACTCTAA